One Bdellovibrio bacteriovorus str. Tiberius DNA segment encodes these proteins:
- a CDS encoding acyl-CoA thioesterase, giving the protein MNLFFRLLHVLIFSRFRSRVGIMDECATPFRVWPTDLDVLRHMNNGVYLSLQDLARTDYMIRAQAAGAIAAEGWYPVVASETIRFRRSLKVFQKFHLHTRLITWDDKYLYLEHKFTSRGDLVAIGMIRARFLSKKGGTVSPAELMKAVGENLTAPLMPEYLQAWIAADQEQSKAAGV; this is encoded by the coding sequence ATGAATTTGTTTTTCCGTCTTTTGCATGTTCTGATTTTTTCCCGTTTCCGTTCCCGCGTGGGCATTATGGATGAATGCGCGACACCGTTTAGAGTGTGGCCGACAGATCTGGATGTTCTTCGTCACATGAACAATGGGGTCTATCTGTCTTTGCAGGATCTGGCGCGCACCGATTACATGATCCGTGCTCAGGCCGCGGGGGCGATTGCCGCTGAAGGCTGGTATCCGGTGGTGGCCTCTGAAACCATCCGCTTTCGCAGGTCTTTGAAGGTCTTTCAGAAATTCCATCTGCACACACGACTGATCACCTGGGATGATAAGTATCTTTATCTTGAACACAAGTTCACCAGTCGCGGGGACCTTGTGGCTATCGGGATGATTCGCGCGCGCTTCTTAAGTAAAAAGGGCGGGACGGTATCACCCGCGGAGCTGATGAAGGCCGTGGGCGAAAACCTGACAGCGCCCCTTATGCCGGAATACCTGCAGGCTTGGATCGCTGCCGATCAGGAGCAGTCGAAAGCCGCGGGCGTCTGA
- a CDS encoding substrate-binding periplasmic protein gives MNFRRLILILVSAAVYQVASAEASGAIKFGFIASNAPPLLFQFENQNNPIPTGGLIYEMAVAIGDELGGDYTIGRIPRKRVATNIINNKIDLVCHNSKRWRLPFADGALWSKTLYTHANVLVGLGDVPFATPDQIKGAIGTVENYFYADLDDRFRTNELTRNDSPTIEVSIKKLLTGRVPYIILGEIEYSYYKSIYPSLHRSSFALDKTEIQCSLSKKSTLTLAKLNRAIDKLQDRQVISKIYKRYADPNTIPKPVTYGLNSNDSPPFIHFDKSSDNDGIVRGGVFFDIALEIGKKIQRPITFVLLPRGRLDARLASGQIELVCYDTEAWAGQYAKQYHWSSPIFRQSDLIVGHAGDPEVAKIRTTDDLKGKRIGAVLNFVYPALTPYFNDKSLEREDAGSGAANVEKLSVKRVPLILLNSLEYSYYKSNDSRLQKAPLEIDSVDVKCAVSKKSTLKIEEINSAIQELSKSGRLQKIFAPSYLH, from the coding sequence ATGAACTTTCGCCGCCTTATCCTGATTCTTGTATCTGCTGCTGTCTATCAGGTGGCCTCTGCCGAGGCTTCGGGCGCTATCAAATTTGGTTTCATTGCCAGCAATGCCCCACCACTTCTGTTCCAGTTTGAAAATCAGAACAATCCAATTCCCACCGGTGGATTGATTTACGAAATGGCGGTCGCCATCGGTGATGAACTGGGCGGTGACTACACCATCGGACGAATTCCGCGAAAACGCGTCGCCACCAATATCATTAACAATAAAATTGATCTGGTCTGCCATAACAGCAAACGCTGGCGCCTGCCCTTTGCCGACGGGGCCCTGTGGAGCAAAACACTTTACACCCACGCCAACGTTCTGGTCGGACTGGGCGATGTCCCATTTGCAACCCCAGATCAGATCAAAGGGGCCATTGGAACTGTTGAAAACTATTTCTATGCTGATTTAGACGACCGCTTCCGCACCAACGAACTGACCCGAAACGACAGCCCGACCATCGAAGTCAGCATTAAGAAGCTGCTGACTGGCCGGGTTCCTTATATCATTCTTGGTGAAATCGAATACAGCTATTACAAAAGCATTTACCCGTCCCTGCATCGCAGTTCTTTTGCACTGGATAAAACAGAAATCCAGTGTTCGCTATCAAAAAAATCCACCCTGACCCTGGCAAAACTCAACCGTGCCATCGACAAACTTCAAGACCGCCAGGTGATCAGCAAAATATACAAGCGCTACGCAGATCCAAACACCATTCCCAAACCTGTGACCTATGGTCTGAACAGTAATGACTCGCCTCCGTTCATTCACTTCGACAAATCTTCAGACAACGACGGCATCGTGCGTGGCGGGGTCTTTTTCGATATAGCTCTGGAAATCGGTAAAAAGATCCAACGCCCCATCACCTTCGTGCTGCTGCCACGAGGCCGTCTGGATGCGCGCCTTGCTTCCGGGCAGATTGAGCTGGTCTGCTATGACACCGAAGCCTGGGCCGGTCAGTACGCAAAACAGTACCACTGGAGTTCCCCTATCTTCCGCCAAAGTGATTTGATCGTGGGCCACGCTGGTGATCCTGAAGTCGCCAAGATTCGGACGACAGACGACCTGAAAGGCAAACGCATTGGTGCAGTGCTGAACTTTGTCTATCCGGCCCTGACGCCCTACTTTAACGACAAGAGCCTTGAACGCGAAGACGCCGGTTCGGGCGCTGCCAACGTGGAAAAACTCAGTGTGAAGCGGGTGCCGTTGATTCTGCTGAACAGCCTTGAATACAGCTATTACAAAAGCAACGATTCCCGCCTGCAAAAAGCCCCGCTGGAAATTGATTCTGTGGATGTGAAATGTGCGGTCTCGAAAAAATCCACCTTGAAAATCGAGGAAATAAATTCGGCCATTCAGGAACTTTCAAAATCCGGCCGACTGCAAAAGATCTTTGCACCTTCTTATCTGCACTGA